The following proteins come from a genomic window of Bactrocera dorsalis isolate Fly_Bdor chromosome 6, ASM2337382v1, whole genome shotgun sequence:
- the LOC125779175 gene encoding uncharacterized protein LOC125779175, which translates to MKSKMRYLKSSYVAAAAWKNKTGSGLLANGDESSVSAHVNKICPNFDLLEVIFGQRKNVNHGVIFESTDSIEVLTDSPCADSSLNDTIDSYDLCALDCEDLVDPILPISSDCSAAAAGTSTPQSSLDFRSSTKKPKRKGEAPFNKLIFIQEKRLELEVKKIELEKEKENNEIELKRIELNNQLEMKRIETESEKETKLEIEKLKLASEERIKMFELELKLKSK; encoded by the coding sequence ATGAAAAGCAAAATGAGGTATCTCAAATCGTCATACGTTGCCGCGGCAGCCTGGAAAAACAAAACTGGGTCTGGACTACTCGCTAATGGTGACGAGTCAAGCGTATCAGCGCATGTCAACAAAATTTGTCCCAACTTTGACTTACTGGAAGTTATCTTCGGGCAACGCAAAAATGTAAATCACGGAGTAATTTTTGAAAGCACTGACAGCATTGAAGTACTGACTGATTCCCCTTGTGCTGATAGTTCGTTAAACGATACCATCGATTCCTACGACTTATGTGCGCTCGATTGTGAGGATTTAGTTGACCCAATATTACCTATAAGTAGCGATTGCAGTGCCGCCGCCGCGGGAACTTCTACACCACAAAGTTCGTTGGACTTTAGAAGTtcaacaaaaaaaccaaaaagaaaggGTGAAGCCCcgttcaataaattgatttttattcagGAGAAAAGGTTGGAATTAGAAGTTAAGAAAATAgaattagaaaaagaaaaagaaaataatgagaTCGAGTTGAAAAGAATTGAACTGAATAATCAATTAGAAATGAAAAGAATTGAAACTGAATCAGAAAAAGAAACCAAACTGGAAATTGAAAAACTGAAACTTGCTAGTGAAGAACGCATTAAAATGTTTGAACTAGAGTTAAAGTTAAAATCCAAATAA